DNA sequence from the Hippea jasoniae genome:
TAAGCTTTTGAGAAGGGTAAGGGATTATATGCAGATAAACAATAAAAATAAAATAGACCTCGATGTTGTTAATAAAACATTATCGCTGCTTGAAATCACCCGTGAAGGTCTTGATTATCTGGATAAAAAGTATCTGCATGCATTAATAGAGAAATTCAACGGAGGACCTGTGGGTATTGATACGCTTGCTGCAAGTCTTGGTGAGGATAAAGGCACATTGGAGGATGTTGTAGAGCCCTACCTTCTTCAGGTGGGCTATATTAAACGAACCCCAAAAGGGCGAGTTGCAACGCCGCTTGCGCTTAAGCAGGCCAAATTTAAACTACTTATCTGAAAAGTAATATCGCATAATATACGGTTTTTGAACCTCAAAAGACCAGTGAACATCCTTTATAAATAAGCCTGCCTTTTCAAACTCCCTGTCATTTAATAGTTCTATGAGTTTATCGTGCTCTTTTAAGGAGTTGTATTCCCAGTCTGGCACATATTCCTTTTTTCGTGGGAAATCATAAAGCCTCTGTTTGAGTATTGTTAAAAGCCTGAGTGCTTCTTTATTCGTTGATAGATCAAGGTATGTATCGTGAAACATCAGGTTAAAAGTATAGTATCTATCAAAGTTGTTGCTATCTAAGGCTTCCTTCATCAATTTGTTGTAGCTTGACATGTTTGCTATGTGGGTTTGTGTTATTAAAGATTGTACATCCATAATAATGCCGCATTCAATCCAGCCAATCATCTGGTAGATGTTTTTGATGTTTTCTAAAGTAAGCGGCTTTACCCTTACGCCCTTGCGCGGCAGGATCTCGACAAAACCCTCACTCTCAAGCATAATGAGGGCATCCCTTAGCGGGGTTTTGCTGATGTTTAGACTCTTTGATATCTCTGTTAAGTCAATTATGCCGCCTTTTTTTAGGTCTCCTGAGTTGATTTTTTCTTTTAAGTATTCGTAAACCTGCTCTCTTAAAGGTTTCGTAACAATCATCTCTTTTTCCTTGTAAAAAAATCTGTTATTTAGTATATCAGAGTTTAGTTGTTTAAGTCAAAGGTATTTAAAAATGGCAAAAAATATTTCAAAGGGTGTTGTTTACTCGTTTCTGTCAGCTGCAAGTTTTGCAACGCTGGCCATATTTGTCAAGGTTGGTTATAACACAGGATTATCAACAGTTGGTATGCTGTTTTTGAGGTTTGGTTTTGCTGTGGTTTTGATGGGAAGTTATATAGCTTTTTTTAAGGGTTTTAAGATTAGCAAAAATCTTTTATTTAAAGCTTTTATTACAGGTGGCCTGTTGTATCCAGCTCAGTCTTACTGTTTTTTTAGTGGCATAGGATACACCTCACCCAATGTTGCAGAGTTAATTTTGTATCTGTATCCAGCTGTTGTGGCTTTGCTTAGTTTTCTTTTCTTTAAAGAGGCTTTAACGCCTTTTAAATTGTTCTATATTGCCGTGATTCTTATAGGTTTTGGTTTTATATTTCACGATGCCTTTTATAGCAAGTTGAGGTTTTTGGGTGTATTGTTTTCAACTGCTGCAATGGTTATATATAGTTTTTATCTGATT
Encoded proteins:
- a CDS encoding DMT family transporter → MAKNISKGVVYSFLSAASFATLAIFVKVGYNTGLSTVGMLFLRFGFAVVLMGSYIAFFKGFKISKNLLFKAFITGGLLYPAQSYCFFSGIGYTSPNVAELILYLYPAVVALLSFLFFKEALTPFKLFYIAVILIGFGFIFHDAFYSKLRFLGVLFSTAAMVIYSFYLIVVEKFVSDEDPVLFSFFTIFFAFIVYALIGFNKLDLSFNFYQLIVGFLLGLVPTFLAIMFLFKSIEVIGSSLTSVFSSVEPVVTIILSSVFLHMWLNTAQIIGGILILLGVFMANFYHLREEDGG
- a CDS encoding GntR family transcriptional regulator, with the protein product MIVTKPLREQVYEYLKEKINSGDLKKGGIIDLTEISKSLNISKTPLRDALIMLESEGFVEILPRKGVRVKPLTLENIKNIYQMIGWIECGIIMDVQSLITQTHIANMSSYNKLMKEALDSNNFDRYYTFNLMFHDTYLDLSTNKEALRLLTILKQRLYDFPRKKEYVPDWEYNSLKEHDKLIELLNDREFEKAGLFIKDVHWSFEVQKPYIMRYYFSDK